The Candidatus Deferrimicrobium sp. nucleotide sequence CATGAAATCGCCGGTCCGGTAGAAGATCTCCCCCCCGATCAGGACGTAGGAGCGCGCCGTCTCCTCCGGCTTGTTCCAATAACGCTTCAGCGTGAACAGGGAAGTGACCGCGAGTTCGCCGATCCCTCCCGGCGGGACCAACTCTGTCGACTCGGGATCGATGACGATGCACTTCCGCGACCGGAGCGGCTTCCCCACCGTCTTCGGAGACGGCCTCCTGTCGAGAGGGCTGTACGTCACGTGGCCCACTTCGGTGGAGCCGTACACCTGGTAGATCGGCACGCCGCAGCGCTGCTCCCAGCTGTTCAGGACGCCCGTCGGCAGCACATCGCCGCCGCAATAACAGTAGCGGAGGGAGCGCAGGTCGTACTGGTCGATCCGGTCGTTCTCGAGGAGAATCCGATATAGGGACGGAACGCCCAGCATCCAGCTCACCTGGTATTTCCGGATCGCGTCGAGGATCGCATCGGGCTCCGGAATCGGCATCAGGACCAGCGTATTCCCCTTGTTGAATGCCGTCGCGATCGCGAACCCCTTGGCCATGATGTGGAACAGGGGGTTGACCATCAGGATCGTGCTCTGCCCCTCCACCAGGTATTCCTGGAACACGTCGTCGTTGATGTCCCTGATGTAGGAAACCTCGCCACTGTGATTCCCCACGACGCCTTTCGGGAATCCGGTCGTCCCGCCGGTGTACATGATATAGGCGAGGTCCCCCGCGGGGTTGATCTCGATCGCCGGGAGGTGCGCCTTGTTCTTCCGTAGGACTTCCTTGAAGGAAATGACTTCCCCGCTCCGTTCCACCTTCCCCGTGGGGATCTTGTCGAACAGATGGCCGAACGCCCTTTTCCAGGGGGGCAGCAGATCCGCGAGTCCGGTCACGATCACCCGTTTCAGGTCCGTCCTGGCGATCACCTCCCGGACATACATGAAATTCGTGTCCAGGCAGATGACCGTTTCCACCTCGGCGTCGTTCACGATGTACTCCAGCTCGTGCGAGGTGTAAATGGGCGATACCGGCACGACGACGGCGCCGATCTTGTTGATCGCGAAGTTCGCGATGACCCACTGGGGGCAGTTCCGCAGGTAGAGGAGAACCTTTCCCTTCGGCTTCACGCCGATCTCGAGCAGCCCGGTCGCGAACCGGTCCACGAGCCTGCCGAGCTTCGAGTAGCTGAACCGTTCCCCCAGGTAGACGAGCGCCGTCCTGTCCGGGTATTTCCGGCACGACTCCTCGAAGCCGCCGAAGGTCGTCCCGCGATATCTCGGGTCGATTGTCATCACACGCCGAAATATGCGGATTTCACGTCGGGGTTGCCCATCAGTTCCTCTTTCGACCCTTCGAGGATCGCGGATCCGTTCTCGATGATGTACCCCCGGTCGATCACCGGGATGACCGGCCTCGCGTACTGCTCCGCGATGACGATGGTGATCCCCCTCGCCGTCCGGATCTCCCGGATCGAGTCGATCACGATCTTCTGGTAGGCGGGGCTCAAGCCCAGGAGCGGCTCGTCCAGCAGCAGGATCTTCGGGTGCGCCATGAGAGCCCGCCCGATCGCCAGCATCTGCTGCTCCCCGCCGCTTAGGAATCCGCCCTGGCGGTGGATGTGGTCCTTCAGGCGCGGGAAGATGCGGAAGACGTATTCGATATCCCTGGCGCGATCATTCCGGGGGGCGAGATAGGAGCCGATCCGCAGGTTCTCGATGACCGAGCTTTCCCCGAAGATGCGCCTGCGTTCGGGGCAGAGCACGATGCCGCGCGCCGCGCGCTCGTGCGGCGCAAGTGTCGTGATCTCCTCTCCGTCGAGGAGGATCTTCCCGAGGAGGGTGATCCGTTCGCCGCCCCGCATCTCCTCCTTCTTCCGGATGTCCAGGAGGACGCCCGAGAGCATGTACATCAGCGTGCTTTTCCCCGCGCTGTTGGAACCGAAGACGCCGATCACGGAGCCTTCCTCCGCCTTGAGGCCGACGTTGTTCAGCGCGAGCATGTTCTCGTAGTAGACCATCAGGCCGGAGGCTTCGAGCACTAGACCTCCTCGATTCCCAGGTACGCCTCTTTGACCCTCGGGTCTTCGATGACGTCCTTGTAATGCCCCTCGGCGATCTTCTCCCCGAACTGGAGCGCCATGACCCGGTCCGCCACCTTGAACAGCTCGCGCAGCCGGTGCTCGATCAGGACCAGCGTGATCCCCCCCATCTTCAGTTTCTCGATGAGCGGCAGCATGCTCGCGACCTCGCTCGCGCTCAAGCCCGAAAAGACCTCGTCGCAAAAGATGACCTCGGGCCGGAGCGCGAGGCAGCGCGCCAGCTCGAGCCGCTTCAGGTATCCCGTCGGGAGTGTGGACGCCAGCTTGTACGGAACCCTGGAATCGCGCTCGAAGCCGATCTCCTCGAGAATGTCGATGGCCACCGTGTCGCGGTCGCCGTGCTTCCCCCCGCCGCGCCAGCCGCCCTCCTTCCGAGCACGCGGCGACCAGAGCGGGATGATAAGGTTCTTGTATGCCGGCAGGGAGTAGAAGGGCCGCATCACCTGGAAGGTCCTCGCGACCCCCAACCGCGCGATCTTGTGCGGGCGCCAGCGCGTGATCTCCTCGCCCTTGAACAGGACCTTTCCCTCGTCGGGGCGGACGAAGCCGGTGATGCAGTTGATCAGCGTCGTTTTCCCCGAGCCGTTCGGACCGATGACGCCCAGGATTTCGCCTTTCTTGACCGAAAAGCTCACGCCGCTCAGCGCCTTCAGGCCGCCGAACGTTTTCCCGAGCCCCTCCGCCGTCAGGATGCTCACGCGTCCGCCCACCGTTCGAACTGCTGGTATTTCCGCGTGCAATACGGCATCAGGCCTTCGCTCTTGAGCACGATGAAGGCGGTGAGGACCGTGCAGTACAGGACAATCCGGAACGTCCCGAAGAACCGGAGGAACTCCGACAACGGGACGAGGATCAGGCAGCCGACGAGGCCACCGTAGAGAATCCCGCCGCCGCCGATCGTCACCGCGGCGATCGGGATGATGGAGAAGTCGAGGGCGAAGAGCGACAGCCCCGCCCACATGTACACGTGCGCGAGGTACGCCCCTCCGAGGCACCCGATGAAGGACGCGATGAAGACGGCCAAGGCCTTGATCCGGACCACGTCGATTCCCGACGCCCGGACCGACTGGTCGTTGTCCTTCACGGCGTGCATGACCAGGCCGATATCCGCGTTCAGAACCCGTCGCAGACCGAACAGGATCGCCAGCAGGATCAGGAGAATGCTGTAGTTCTCGAGATACGAACCGGGGAAGCTGTCCAGTCCGGTAATGCCGTTTGAGCCGCCCAGGAGGTCGAACGCCTCGATCACCCGGGTGAAGAGGAGCGGGTACATGAGCGTGACGATGGCGAAGTACACCCCCCGCAGGGAGAGACAGGGGAGGATCAGGAGCGTCGAGATCACCGCTCCGGCAAGCGCGGCGGCGGGGATGGTGAAGTAGATGGGAAGGTGCAGGTGGACATTGAAGATAGCCGCGAAATACCCGCCGAGGCCGATGAACATCGAGCCTCCCAGGCAGACGAGGCCGATGCAGTTGGCGAGGAAATCGAACGCGATCGCCAGCAGCGCGTACACGCACAGGATGTTGATGACCCGCCTCCAGTAGGGAAACGGGTCGAGAAGGAGAGGCAGCAGCAGGAGCCCGCCGATCAGGAGGATCCGCGGACCCGAGAGATACAGCATTTCCCGGAGGGAGGAGACGGCGTAGAGCCCGTCGCTGCGAACCTTGATGCCGCGATCGATCCGCTCCTTTCGATCCCGGCTGTCGCTCATACGCGGTCGTCCAGTTCCTTCTGCTTCCCGAAAATCCCGGACGGTTTGAGAAGCAGCGTGACGATGATCGCGAGCAGCGAGATGACCATCTGGTACTGCGTGGACAGGAACACCTCGGTCAGGAGCTGGGCGAAACCGATGATGAACGACGCGACGATCGCCCCGCCCCAGCTGCCGAGACCCCCGATGATGCTGACCGCGATGGAGTAGATGAGGACGTTGTAGCCCGTCTCCACGACGATGCTGCCGAGCGGAAGGATCAGGACGGCCGCGAAAGCGGAAAGGCCCGAACCGAGGGCGAAGGAGACCAACGCCTTCCGGTCCGAGTCGATTCCGAGCATCATGGCCGCCCTTTCGTCCTGCGCGATCGCTTTCAGGGCGAGCCCGGTTTTCGTGTATTTCACGAAGAGGCCCAGCGCCGCGAAAACGACGACGCCGGAGGCGAGGACGAAGAACCTCTGGTTGTCCACCGCGATCCCGCCGACCTTCATTGAGCCGGCGAGGAACGAGGGGAGCGTGAAGGTCGAGCCCCTCAGCCCCCCCCAGCGCAGCCCCTCGATGATGGCAAGGCCGATGGCATAGGTGGCGATGATCTCCGAGATCTGCATGCCGCGGATCCGCTGGATGATCAGGCGATACATGAGGGCGCCGATGATCGCGGTGGCGGCGATGCCGACCGCGATCCCGGCGAAATAGTTCAGCCCGAGGGCGTTCACGCAGAGCCAGACGATGTAGCCGCTGGTCACATAGAGCGCGCCGTGCGCGAAGTTCGGCAGCCGGCTGATGCCGTACACCAGCGTGAAGCCCAGCGCCGTCAACGAAAGCGTGACGCTGTTGATGATGCCGAAAAGGAGGATCTCCATCTTACCTCTCCGGCAACGTCAAGGCCGCCTCCCCCCTCCCGGCACGATCATTTCATCCAGGGAGGCAGCAGGGTCTTCCCCTCCGCGGTTTTGGGGGGGAACACCTGGACTCGCTTCCCCTTCTGCCACTGGATGATGCTGGTGACGGCGCCCTGGGCGGGGTCGAGCGACGGGATGACCTGGTGGCTCTTCTTGTCGAAGCTGATCTTGCCGTACACGCCCATCAGGCTGACGTTCTCCAGCGCGGTGACGACCGCGCCGGAATCGATGCTCCCCGCCTTCTCAATCGCCTCCTTCAATGTATACACCGCCATGTAGCTCGAGGAGGTCCCGTACCCCTCCGGCTCCAGCCCCCATCGCTTTTCGTAGGCCTTGGCGAATTTCATCGTCCAGGGGGTGATCTTCGCCGGGGCGTTGCCGCCGTTCACAAGGTCGACGATGAGATACTCCCCCTTCCCGCCGGTGGCCTTCCAGAAGCCGGGCTGTTCCGCCGCGTTCACGAATCCCACCGGAAGCGCCTTCAGCTTCATGCCGCTCCACTGCTTGAGCAGGATCGAACTCTCGGGCATGTCCATCCACAGGAAGAGGATGTCCGCCTTTTTCTGCGCGGCGTCGCGGAGGCCGACGGAAAAATCAGTGGTCCCGGTGGGATAGATCTTCATGTCCGCCACTTCCCATCCCTTGTCGGTGAGCATCTTCTTCATGAATTCACCGCCCTTGCGGGCATGCTCGACATCCTGGACCATGATGTACACATTGTTGA carries:
- a CDS encoding class I adenylate-forming enzyme family protein is translated as MTIDPRYRGTTFGGFEESCRKYPDRTALVYLGERFSYSKLGRLVDRFATGLLEIGVKPKGKVLLYLRNCPQWVIANFAINKIGAVVVPVSPIYTSHELEYIVNDAEVETVICLDTNFMYVREVIARTDLKRVIVTGLADLLPPWKRAFGHLFDKIPTGKVERSGEVISFKEVLRKNKAHLPAIEINPAGDLAYIMYTGGTTGFPKGVVGNHSGEVSYIRDINDDVFQEYLVEGQSTILMVNPLFHIMAKGFAIATAFNKGNTLVLMPIPEPDAILDAIRKYQVSWMLGVPSLYRILLENDRIDQYDLRSLRYCYCGGDVLPTGVLNSWEQRCGVPIYQVYGSTEVGHVTYSPLDRRPSPKTVGKPLRSRKCIVIDPESTELVPPGGIGELAVTSLFTLKRYWNKPEETARSYVLIGGEIFYRTGDFMRFDDEGELEFVERSGDIIKYKGYRISASEVEAVLQDHSAVVGACVIGVPDEATGERLKAIVVLKQDARGVDSADLLRWCRERLVSYKVPRYIEFRDMLPKSKVGKLLRREIREEEKRKLR
- a CDS encoding ABC transporter ATP-binding protein; its protein translation is MLEASGLMVYYENMLALNNVGLKAEEGSVIGVFGSNSAGKSTLMYMLSGVLLDIRKKEEMRGGERITLLGKILLDGEEITTLAPHERAARGIVLCPERRRIFGESSVIENLRIGSYLAPRNDRARDIEYVFRIFPRLKDHIHRQGGFLSGGEQQMLAIGRALMAHPKILLLDEPLLGLSPAYQKIVIDSIREIRTARGITIVIAEQYARPVIPVIDRGYIIENGSAILEGSKEELMGNPDVKSAYFGV
- a CDS encoding ABC transporter ATP-binding protein, with translation MSILTAEGLGKTFGGLKALSGVSFSVKKGEILGVIGPNGSGKTTLINCITGFVRPDEGKVLFKGEEITRWRPHKIARLGVARTFQVMRPFYSLPAYKNLIIPLWSPRARKEGGWRGGGKHGDRDTVAIDILEEIGFERDSRVPYKLASTLPTGYLKRLELARCLALRPEVIFCDEVFSGLSASEVASMLPLIEKLKMGGITLVLIEHRLRELFKVADRVMALQFGEKIAEGHYKDVIEDPRVKEAYLGIEEV
- a CDS encoding branched-chain amino acid ABC transporter permease yields the protein MSDSRDRKERIDRGIKVRSDGLYAVSSLREMLYLSGPRILLIGGLLLLPLLLDPFPYWRRVINILCVYALLAIAFDFLANCIGLVCLGGSMFIGLGGYFAAIFNVHLHLPIYFTIPAAALAGAVISTLLILPCLSLRGVYFAIVTLMYPLLFTRVIEAFDLLGGSNGITGLDSFPGSYLENYSILLILLAILFGLRRVLNADIGLVMHAVKDNDQSVRASGIDVVRIKALAVFIASFIGCLGGAYLAHVYMWAGLSLFALDFSIIPIAAVTIGGGGILYGGLVGCLILVPLSEFLRFFGTFRIVLYCTVLTAFIVLKSEGLMPYCTRKYQQFERWADA
- a CDS encoding branched-chain amino acid ABC transporter permease, translating into MEILLFGIINSVTLSLTALGFTLVYGISRLPNFAHGALYVTSGYIVWLCVNALGLNYFAGIAVGIAATAIIGALMYRLIIQRIRGMQISEIIATYAIGLAIIEGLRWGGLRGSTFTLPSFLAGSMKVGGIAVDNQRFFVLASGVVVFAALGLFVKYTKTGLALKAIAQDERAAMMLGIDSDRKALVSFALGSGLSAFAAVLILPLGSIVVETGYNVLIYSIAVSIIGGLGSWGGAIVASFIIGFAQLLTEVFLSTQYQMVISLLAIIVTLLLKPSGIFGKQKELDDRV
- a CDS encoding ABC transporter substrate-binding protein encodes the protein MGKKFGITVWIGLFLVLGIGGFSGVAAAAERPIVIGAPLATAFLYGWDAERGIRLAVEEINAAGGVNVGGKKRPFAVEVIDTRDLEPGVPVSEALLGVEKLILEKKADFIVGGPVRSEAALAAMDLLSKYKKVSILTTGVLTPAYQKKVEGNYDKYKYCFRITSHVGVMANELIAYLGEIKKGHGFNNVYIMVQDVEHARKGGEFMKKMLTDKGWEVADMKIYPTGTTDFSVGLRDAAQKKADILFLWMDMPESSILLKQWSGMKLKALPVGFVNAAEQPGFWKATGGKGEYLIVDLVNGGNAPAKITPWTMKFAKAYEKRWGLEPEGYGTSSSYMAVYTLKEAIEKAGSIDSGAVVTALENVSLMGVYGKISFDKKSHQVIPSLDPAQGAVTSIIQWQKGKRVQVFPPKTAEGKTLLPPWMK